The Apium graveolens cultivar Ventura chromosome 6, ASM990537v1, whole genome shotgun sequence genome contains a region encoding:
- the LOC141668275 gene encoding uncharacterized protein LOC141668275 — protein MNIPQSQPQPTSSPSSSTTSDPMQSWWESISKARTRISLLISLLPPSLSPSISLLADTDRPARSLLLSHSSYSSITLSLSSPSSGSGSDPLCHWLYDTFLSADPDLRLVVLSYIPVLSGIYLSRIHSNSNNSLSGFEAVLLSIYASETKARNGKAVVVNLPDLNLPSLYHTPRNVSNAKLNGNAGTNTNVNGGYKLGGKSGVLCPPLEPQTAVKSTKRAFIVGVVLDCYYKQISQMPVWSKLDFCRIAADWAGQDCECRTEFDEEVGNVFGEEVRVEEIDEVGEGIGDLRITENGENGDCDVGVKGARIPLPWELLQPVLRILGHCLMGPMNSNEVKDAASVAVRSLYARASHELVPQALLATRSLIQLDKRARESAQLAAVNSASSNANTPSKAKKPEILLVSK, from the coding sequence ATGAACATCCCCCAATCCCAACCCCAACCCACCTCCTCCCCCTCCTCCTCCACAACCTCCGACCCAATGCAATCCTGGTGGGAATCAATCTCCAAAGCCCGCACTCGCATCTCTCTCCTCATCTCTCTCCTCCCCCCATCTCTCTCCCCCTCCATCTCTCTCCTCGCCGACACCGACCGCCCCGCTCGCTCTCTCCTCCTCTCTCACTCCTCTTACTCCTcaattaccctctctctctcCTCCCCCTCTTCCGGGTCAGGATCCGACCCGCTTTGTCACTGGCTTTACGACACTTTCCTCTCCGCTGATCCCGATCTCCGTCTCGTTGTTCTCTCCTACATTCCGGTACTATCGGGTATTTATCTCTCTCGTATTCACTCTAATTCGAATAATTCTTTATCTGGTTTTGAAGCTGTGTTGCTTTCGATTTATGCCTCCGAGACAAAAGCTCGTAATGGTAAAGCTGTTGTTGTTAATTTGCCTGATTTGAATTTGCCTTCGTTGTATCACACTCCGCGAAATGTTAGTAATGCTAAATTAAATGGAAATGCGGGTACGAATACGAATGTGAATGGGGGTTATAAATTAGGGGGGAAGAGTGGGGTGTTGTGTCCTCCGTTGGAGCCACAAACGGCGGTTAAGTCGACTAAACGGGCTTTTATAGTGGGGGTTGTGTTGGATTGTTATTATAAGCAGATATCACAAATGCCGGTGTGGTCGAAGTTGGATTTTTGTAGGATTGCGGCGGATTGGGCGGGGCAGGATTGTGAGTGTAGGACGGAGTTTGATGAGGAGGTTGGGAATGTGTTTGGGGAGGAGGTTAGGGTTGAGGAGATTGATGAGGTTGGGGAGGGGATTGGGGATTTGAGGATTACGGAGAATGGGGAGAATGGGGATTGTGATGTGGGGGTGAAGGGGGCGAGGATTCCTCTTCCGTGGGAGCTTTTGCAGCCGGTTTTGAGGATTTTGGGACATTGTTTGATGGGGCCGATGAATAGTAATGAGGTTAAGGACGCGGCTTCGGTGGCGGTTAGGAGTTTGTATGCTAGGGCTTCTCATGAGTTGGTTCCGCAGGCGTTGTTGGCGACTAGGAGTTTGATTCAACTTGATAAGAGAGCAAGGGAATCTGCACAACTGGCAGCTGTTAATTCAGCTTCTTCCAATGCTAATACTCCGAGTAAAGCTAAGAAACCGGAGATTCTCTTGGTTTCAAAATGA
- the LOC141668276 gene encoding sulfate transporter 1.3-like, whose amino-acid sequence MSNRISNNMGADNTDNTSLHSLPLGPEELPYVHKVGVPPKPKLLKEITDTLKETFLPDDPLRPFKKQPRRRKLVLGLQTVFPILEWGRDYNLSKFKGDLIAGLTIASLCIPQDIGYSKLAHLDPQFGLYSSFIPPLIYAFMGSSRDIAIGPVAVVSLLLGTLLQDEIDPVKNKLEYQRLAFTATFFAGVTQATLGFFRLGFLIDFLSHAAIVGFMAGAAITIALQQLKGLLGIKKFTTKTDIISVMKSVFGAVHHGWNWQTILIGVSFLVFLLFAKYIGKKNRKLFWIPAIAPLLSVIISTFFVYITHAEKDGVQIVRHIKQGVNPSSVDKIYFTGDYLVKGFRIGVVAGMIALTEAVAIGRTFASMKDYQIDGNKEMVALGTMNIVGSMTSCYVATGSFSRSAVNYMAGCCSAVSNIVMSAVVLLTLVVITPLFYYTPNAILASIIISAVLGLIDLDAVVLIWKIDKFDFVACMGAFFGVVFASVEVGLLIAVSISFAKILLQVTRPRTAALGRIPRTSVYRNLQQYPEATRVPGVLIIRVDSAIYFSNSNYIKERILRWILDEEETLAEHKQPGIQSLVLDMSPVTDIDTSGIQALEELYRSLQKKSIQLNLANPGQVVHDKLHASEFANLLGEDKIFLRVADAIVMCAPKLEQV is encoded by the exons ATGAGTAATCGTATAAGTAACAATATGGGAGCAGACAATACAGATAATACAAGTTTGCATTCATTACCTCTTGGTCCAGAAGAATTGCCATATGTTCATAAGGTGGGAGTGCCTCCAAAGCCAAAACTACTAAAGGAAATCACAGATACTCTGAAAGAAACGTTCTTGCCAGATGATCCATTACGTCCATTCAAGAAACAGCCACGAAGGAGGAAGTTAGTCCTTGGCCTTCAAACTGTATTCCCTATCCTTGAATGGGGAAGAGATTACAATCTTTCTAAGTTTAAAGGTGATCTTATTGCGGGGCTTACCATTGCAAGTCTCTGTATTCCTCAG GACATTGGCTACTCGAAACTTGCCCACTTGGATCCACAATTCGGGTTAT ATAGTAGCTTCATTCCACCTCTTATATATGCCTTCATGGGTAGTTCAAGAGATATTGCCATAGGACCAGTGGCAGTGGTCTCCCTCTTGCTGGGCACTTTGCTACAAGACGAGATTGATCCTGTTAAGAACAAACTTGAATATCAACGCCTTGCATTCACAGCAACATTCTTCGCTGGTGTCACTCAAGCCACACTTGGTTTTTTCAG ATTGGGTTTCTTGATTGACTTCCTATCACATGCTGCCATTGTGGGGTTTATGGCTGGAGCTGCCATTACAATTGCACTTCAACAACTTAAAGGTTTGCTTGGTATCAAGAAATTTACAACAAAGACTGATATTATATCTGTTATGAAATCAGTGTTTGGCGCAGTACATCATGGG TGGAACTGGCAGACAATACTTATTGGAGTATCCTTCCTAGTGTTCCTTTTGTTCGCCAAGTACATC GGAAAGAAGAACAGGAAGCTATTTTGGATACCTGCAATTGCTCCATTACTTTCTGTCATCATCTCGACCTTCTTTGTGTACATTACCCATGCTGAAAAGGATGGTGTTCAAATT GTAAGACACATCAAGCAAGGTGTTAATCCATCAAGTGTTGATAAAATATATTTTACCGGTGACTATCTTGTCAAAGGTTTTAGGATCGGTGTTGTGGCAGGCATGATAGCTCTTACT GAAGCCGTTGCGATTGGAAGAACATTTGCATCTATGAAAGACTATCAGATAGATGGAAACAAAGAAATGGTAGCACTAGGGACAATGAACATTGTGGGCTCAATGACATCCTGTTATGTCGCTACAG GTTCCTTCTCTCGCTCAGCAGTGAACTACATGGCAGGATGTTGTTCTGCAGTCTCCAACATTGTAATGTCGGCTGTTGTACTACTAACTCTGGTAGTAATAACACCATTGTTTTACTACACTCCCAATGCAATCCTTGCCTCCATCATTATATCTGCTGTTCTCGGGCTTATTGACTTGGATGCTGTAGTTCTTATCTGGAAGATCGATAAATTTGATTTTGTTGCTTGCATGGGAGCATTTTTTGGCGTAGTTTTTGCTTCAGTTGAAGTTGGTCTCTTGATTGCG GTATCTATCTCCTTTGCCAAAATTCTCCTACAAGTGACTAGGCCACGAACAGCAGCACTAGGGAGGATCCCAAGGACTAGTGTTTACCGGAACTTGCAGCAATATCCTGAAGCAACAAGAGTTCCTGGTGTTCTGATAATCAGAGTTGATTCCGCAATTTACTTCTCCAACTCCAACTATATTAAGGAGAG GATTCTGAGATGGATACTGGATGAGGAAGAAACACTGGCTGAACATAAACAGCCCGGAATCCAAAGCCTAGTACTTGACATGTCAC CTGTTACAGACATTGACACTAGCGGTATTCAAGCCCTAGAAGAACTGTATAGGAGTCTCCAGAAAAAGTCGATTCAG CTCAATCTAGCAAATCCAGGGCAAGTTGTACATGACAAACTACATGCATCTGAGTTTGCAAACTTGCTCGGAGAAGACAAGATCTTCCTCAGAGTTGCCGATGCAATTGTGATGTGTGCTCCTAAACTCGAGCAAGTTTGA